The following DNA comes from Alnus glutinosa chromosome 6, dhAlnGlut1.1, whole genome shotgun sequence.
tgttgattaatcccaAGAACCCATAATTGGTTCATTCGTCACTTAATGTGGGCACAAGACTCGATAATCTAAATTTACCTAGAAGACAATCTCCATATAACACAtgtatatgatgatcaagcatagcACGTAAACCATatgaagaatgaaataaaaccTGGAAGTAATCAATTAAGcatcacaaaaataatttgtaacaaagaaatttgaaatccTTAAGAAAACATGACTAGGGCTTCAATGGAGCCCTaactaaaatatttaattacacATAAATCTAATGAAAAATATCATCACAACAAAATaatagataaaagaaagaaaagacaacTCCTCTATGATTATAATCCTTAGAGAACAAGAGCTCCCATGCATGAAGACGGCCACCTTAGAAGAAAATCTAGTAGAAAAAACATGTGCCTCTTGTAGGTCTCTTTAACATGTATTTATAGCACCCTCAGCAAAACCCTAGCAATTGAATGTGttcctctttttattttctaagttTTCCCTATGATTAACATAGCAACTAAAAGTAAAGAAGTTGAAAATagcaataaaagaaatagagtaTCTGTTGGCTGCCTTCAAGAAACACAACTCCAACACCCTAGAGAGAGCCGAAAAATACAAAGTGAGAAAGCTCCCCCCTTTTTGTGTCCTGCAATTCTCTTTTATAGATAACGAAAAAGAGTCTTTTTGAGtctctttttcctttcattGTATGGTTTGGTCTTTTAAAGCCCGAGGATACTTAGTAGCCTTTAGATTAGCTGGAAGATAATTTGTTTTGAACTTGCTTCTATTGTGCTGTTAAATACTTTTGCTATGTAACAATTGTAGTTACTAATAAAACAAATACTTTCTTATAtctcttctcttttgttttgttttttttttttttctttttttttttctttttttttttttaatttttaaattcttattgTTGTTTGCCTTGTATGCTTTAATAGGCATAGCGATATTATTTCAACAAGTAGTCTGTATGAGATTAAGAAAGAAATGGTTTTCGTTTTGGTGGTTGGGGTATAAGAATAGGTATAGTAGccccacccccctccccccggcccaaaaaaaaaagatgatgtCATTCGATCTGTCTCGTTTAGGCATGTCCTTTTAACTTAATAGGTTGTGGAAACGGGCTCTTAAGAAACTGAATTTAGAACTTGGAGTCCTAGAGCCTTATCAGTCTCAGAAACGGGCTTATGAGCAACTCAATTTTCGAGACAGTCCGAGGATTGGACTTGGAATCCTAGGATAGGACTTAGAGTCCTAGAGCCTTATCGGTCTTGGAAACAAGGTAGTGAGCAACTCTTTTTATTAGATAATCCAAGGATAGGACTTGGAGTCCAAGATCCTTATCGATCTTAGAAACAGGCTTGTGAGCAAATCATTTTCTGAGAAAATCCGAGGATATGACTTGGAATATTAGAGCCTTATCGGTCTCGGAAACGGGCTTGTGAGCAACTCATTTTCCAAGACAATCCGAGGATAGGACTTCGAGTCCTAGAACCTTATCGGTCGCAGAAATGGGTTCGTGAGCAACATATTTTCTAAATGAGAATGTTACTTTTTGGGTATACAGGTTCACTGATCCTCAGCTAGTCTTCATCTCAGTCAAACTCAATACATCACTAATCTTCTTCACCGAGTGAGAATGTTAGGAGCCAAGCCAACCCCATCTCCATCTCCTACTAGTACCCAGTTATCCCAACTCGAAGGGGATTCTCTTCCTAATCCACGAGAGTATCGCAGTGTAGTGGGTGCTCTTCTATATTGTACATTTAAGACCTGAGATCTCTTTCTCCATGAATCAATTGTGTCAACACATGCGAGCTCCTACTACTACTCATTGGCCAGCAGCCAAACAAGTTCTTTGATATCTTAAAGGTACCCTTGATCATGTTTTGATCTACCCTACATCTCCCCTGAGTTTCTTACATCTCCAAGCATTTTGTGACTCGGATTGGGCTGGCATTCCTGATGACCACCGATCCACATCAGGTTTTATCATTTATCTTGGCAACTGCTTGGTTTCCTAGAGTGCCAAAAAGTAAGCAGTGGTCTCACGTTCCTCAACTAAATTTGAATATCGAGCTATGGCCATTACCACTTAGAACACTTCTGGTTGAGAATGTTATTCAAAGACTTGAGCATTGTTCTCTCCTATTCCCCCGTGCTCTGGTGTGACAACATCAGTGCTCTATCACTTGCCTCCAATCCAGTCTATCATGCAAGAACCAAACAGATTGAAGTTGACTAACACTTTGAGagggaaaaagtaattaatggTGACATTcctgattaaattcatctcaaCCAATGATCAGCTTGCAGATATCTTTACCAAAGGCTTATCTACTGCTCGGTTACAGCTACTCAAGTCCAAGCTAATGGTTGATCCCTCACTCATTAGCTTGCGGGGGGATATTAGTGATGACAATAATGCTGTCATCACAGATACTACTCCAGAGCCACATGATCCAACAACACATAAGAGGAAAGTTGTCTCCTACAGCTGCTGGACAAGCATAGCAACATCGGTATTCACTAAAGACAGAGCAACATTGTTATGCAATAAAGCAATCCCATACGCTATGCTATCTGTGTAATAAACACTCCCATACGTTATGTAATATGTGTAAAAGAAAATCCAATACATTATGTGaagaaaaattgtatataaTGTCCTTGGCATTTCAGCTTGAAGTATTAAGTAAAAAGTTCAAATATTCCTCTGTTTTTTCATAGATCACATACATATAGTTATATTTAACATCAACTTTCCATGCTTGCATGATACAAACAAGTTCCCATCATGAGCCACTTATTCCTGTATATATTATCATAACTGGCTTTTACGAGACCATACTATAGGAGAATGTCAAACCCTACAAATGAAAAAAGTAGCCACCATGAATTATATTCTTTCCATATTCCAAAAACCTTGAGCAGAAGAAATATTAAATTAGTAGTAATATTAGACTTACTCAATATATTCAATTATGATTTTTCCAGCGTTCGGATTAGCTATTGCAGAGAAAGCCTCTTGAGAGAGATTAATGGTTCCTTGACATCCTGCCGGACAATAATCGACGATTTTAACCACAACGCTGGTACCCCGGCATGGTGGCACACCCTTGTTTGTAGCCCCGATGCAGCTGACGTTATAACTTCTCCCACATGCTGCTCGATTGCCCCATATTACATCACTTGCTGCAGCGATCATCGAGCCATTGTTTTGATATCCGTAGCATGAAGAGGCTATCAATGGATATcaaaatttattattcaaactTCAGATAACGATGCTTCCTTAATTATACATACAacaaacatgcatgcatggatGCTATAATTAAGTGATTGTCACCAATATATGAAATTGAGGAAAATTTATTCCATACGCCATCCTTAGTAGAAATTATATTCATGGACTACATGTCGCCATGTCATCTGTatggaagatattttgagaGTTATAAATGGTGCATGCACATGCAAGACTTGAAATctcaatttttatgttttttttttttgggtatatttGACTTTGCTAAATACTTAATAATAGCAACAGtcacataaaaatatatgaGCATATCATCAATTAATATGTCTTATGATTATTTGGAATTTCTCAATTGTGTTTCACAAACAATTATATTTGTTGTACTTTATATGTAATTCATCAATTATTTATTAACTTCTCTCTCATTATTGATTTTAGCATTGTTGGGAAATAATCCCGACCATGCCGAATGGGCCGAACCCTTGGCCTATCAAGATCAACAATAGAAAGGCCCAATAGGTCATGATAATATTTCACCGAGGTTGTCTTACCCAGAATCGGTGAAATACCGAGTTTGTACACGCCCCAGGGTCGGTTAAAAACCCACCCTACGGCAATCATGGAGGACACCCCACGATCCACGCAATAGCGATTGTCATAAAAGGTGTCCCACGATCTGAAATCGGTTAAAGACCAACTTCACGATCTACATGATGGCGATTATTGCGGAAGGTGATCCACGATCTAGAGCCAGTTGAGGACCGACCCCATGATGATTGTAGAACATGTACCATGATCCCCCAATTTGGATGGTCGACAAGTACTTCGAACTTGACCCGTGGTCCAATGAAGAAACCGGACCACTCTGTCTATAAATACCGCACAACTACGCAGGTACGAACATATTGCTCTCTGtgataaaaaaaagagattataCGCTTGAGATaatactgacttaagcatcggagtgggattgtcgggttcccccccccccccgacgCAGTCTTCTCTTTTATAGGTTAGAAGGCAAGCTCTTCCAGTTCAGGAAGCTACCGGATCGGAATCTGCTCTAACAGATTGGTGCCATCTGTAGGAAACGGTTAGCGAGTGTGCTTCGCTTactatgcaaaaaaaaaaaaaaaaatccaaaatggtGCGAACAAGAGCCACGACTTCAGGAGCAAACAACCCCCGGCACGAGGTGGGAGGTACATCCCATCAGAATGTAGTTGAGATGGAGGCTCGAATAGCCCAAATGTCTAGGGACATAGAGGTCTTAACTCAGCAGAACCTCTGTCTATAGAGGGGACTGACAGATGAACGAGCTCTTGAGGCATCTGAAGGGCATGGAGAAGGAGAGAGCAACACGAACGACGAAGGAGATAGAGAGAGCAAAGGACCACCGAGAGAAGTCAGCTGAGAATCGGTCTTAGCGAGCTGAAGGAGCCAGAAACCCTTCCCCTAGTGGAGACACAATGAATCCTTGTTTTGAAGAAAGAAGGCTCAACGAAGCTATTGCCATGCTCGATGAAAAGTATGAAGCAAAGTATAACCAGCTGCGGCACGAGATCCAGTAGAAGAGCAAGGGGAAAATTTCTCGAGTAGACAACCTCTTGAATAGATCTTCTCCATTCACCGAGCGTATCATGGAGATCCAACTCCTTGAAAGATTCAAAATCCCGACCATCCAGACTTATACCGGGGTTGAAGATCCAACTGAGCATCTTGACAACTACAAGATGCACATGGATCTTTAGGAGATGCCACAGGAGCTGGCATGCCGAGCCTTTCCGCTCACTTTTGTCTGGTTCCACCCAGGACTGGTTTCGAAAACTCTCTTTGAGTTCCATCACTAGTTTTGAGGATCTCGAACGGAAATTCGTAACCCAGTTCCTAGTCGGGTGTAAACAGAATAAGCCTTCCTGTCAACTGATGGCGATACGCCAAAAGAAGTACGGGTCTTTGAAGGAGTATGTGGTCCGATTCAATCAAGCCAGACTTATGGTTGATAATCCGACTGAGGAGATGGTTTATGCTACTCTTTATCAAGGATTACGGGTGGAAAGGTCCATAATGTCCGAGATCACTATCAATCATCATGAGAATTTGGCCGACCTCACGGATGTAATTGAGAAATACGTGAACCAAGAGGAAACCCTTGCTGCTCTAAGAGAGTCCCAGAAGCAGAAGGTCCTGGAGACGAGCAATtctaggaaaaacaaaaagggcTGGAAGGAGGAAAAATCGACTGAGACAAAGACCGCAACAAAGCCTACGAAGTATTACCAGTTCTGTATAGATGACTAGACTCCCTTGAATTCCCCTATTAATGAAGTATTAATGGAGATCAGAAAGGGTCCGCAGTATAAGAGGCCTTATCCCCTCCACAATAAATATGCGAAAGAAGAGAATGGAAACAAATTCTGCGTGTTTCATGACGCTTGAGGCCACCTTACTGAGGAGTACAGAAATCTCTGAGTCCTGATTGAGAAGTTATCAAGAATGGAAAACTTCTTCGATTCATAGCAGATAACAAAGGCCAGCCCTGACAGAATTAGGGGTCTCGGCAGCATCAAGATCAAGAACCAAGGTGCCGAGATCGCTCCTATCCAAAGCACTGAGACGATTAGCGAGATAGAAGAAGGGAGCAACCCCGTCGGGAGGAACCCTAGCGAGAAAGAAGTAAAAGCAGAGGTGCACGGAGTTTTTGGGATTGTTTCGAGCGAGTGGTAGTCACCCAGATCCTGAGGACCGAAAACGAGCGGGAAGCTCAGAAAATTCGGATGGACTACTACCGGACGACAGGGATGGACTACTACCAGATGACAACAAGGAAGCTCGAAAAATCCGGATGTAGTCAGCTCGGTATACTCTCATCGGTGAAATTCTGTATCATCAAGGTTACATGCTTCCACTCCTAAAGTGCCTCTCAACAGCCGAGGTAGAATATGTGCTGAAAGAAATTCACGAAGGAGTATGCGGTAGCCATTCAGGGGGTCGGATGTTAGCTCACAAAGCTGTGTGAGCCGGCTATTATTGGCCCACGATGAATCAAGACTCAGTGGAGATGGTCCAAAGATGCGACAAGTGTCAAAGGTTTGCAAAGGTGCAAACAAATACCACAGCAGAACTCAGCTCGGTTTCGTCACCGTGGTCGTTTGCCCAATGAGGGGTTGACATCGTAGGTCCCCTGTCCACGGGAAAAGGGAACTGTAGATTTCTAGTTGTCGTAGTAGACTACTTTACCAAGTGGGCAGAAGCTGAGCCTTTGGCGACTATCACAGCTGGGGCGATCAAAAATTTCCTCTGGAAAGCGATTGTATGTCGGTTCAGAATACCGTACGCCTTAGTTACCGACAATGGAACGCAGTTTGACTGTAGACCATTCCAAGAGTGGTGTTCCGAACTTAAAATCTGCCATTTCTTTTCATCAGTGTATCATCCTAGGTCCAACGGTCAGGTTAAAGCTACAAATAAAACTTTGGTGAGGATACTGAAAAAGAAACTCCCGAAGTGAAAGGGAGGTTAGGTAAAATATTTATTGGAAGTCTTGTGGTCGTACCAAACCACAACTCGCTCAGTAACTTCAGAGACTCCCTACGCCCTGGCATTCGGGTCCGAAGTAGTGATCCTGGTTGATGTGGGTTCCCCGAGCTTTCGTATTCAGCATTATAACCCCGATCTCAACGATGAAGGGCTAAAACTACACATTGACCTCCTGGATGAGAGGCGCGAAGGAGTAAGAATTAGAATTTTGCTTATAAGGAAAAAATAGCCCGGTATTACAACAAAACAGTGAAGCCCCGATCGTTCAATCCAGGTGATTGGGTGCTTCGAAAGTTAACATTGGCAGCCAAAGACACCACAGAGggtgaaaataaagagacttctaagtTTAACAAGtatgtgtgaacaatgtgcaacaaaatattaaatgcggaattaaaggagacaaatattttgttaacgaagtggaaactcaattaagagaaaaactactccggggcagccaaacccagaatattcactattcagaagataaagctagttacaaagtagtagtactCACAGACCCCTGATgtaatggtcgtaccttgaactctaatgtgtaacccaacatgaatgcctcccaaccaggtctcctacctgaaggggtcttcaatggaatcctttaccttagggccaacccctaagatagactttagattaagcacagcaacagcacacacatcaatggctttagagagatctactcagctcaataacctcacaatatagctctctaagcactaatggaattcaatactgaattcttgcagttctcaagcctaggggcctctatttataggctaagggttcaaatgagcgtctggcttgataaaactaggcgccgtccggatggCAGTAataggccatccggacggacaactgtacgaccgaaattctaaaaatttcgctgaaaatctttcctgtttgagagacgcgtccggacggtgttgccctgtcgtctggacggtcgcacgtccattgcaagtaatttccatatagaggcttcgcgcgtccggaccaggaggatggtgtCCGTACTGTTGATCTGacgcacgcaatttccatatctgatgctcgcgcgtccggaccatgctggctggcgtccggacgtttggatttgaattgcgatacttgccttatggatttagcgcgtccggatgggaatccacgtcgtccggacggttgcaacaatcttcctatatttttgttttggaaagaaatcctgaagttttgtcgaacactgagtgtc
Coding sequences within:
- the LOC133870238 gene encoding EG45-like domain containing protein, with the translated sequence MVNNIRVLMMVVSMAICLTSVANATLGTATFYTPPYVPSSCYGYQNNGSMIAAASDVIWGNRAACGRSYNVSCIGATNKGVPPCRGTSVVVKIVDYCPAGCQGTINLSQEAFSAIANPNAGKIIIEYIEV